A window of Platichthys flesus chromosome 23, fPlaFle2.1, whole genome shotgun sequence contains these coding sequences:
- the wu:fc23c09 gene encoding wu:fc23c09, with translation MADKMEALLLLLMFFTVPGYSYVLQPKSTMTQIAGLDRDHQSELRGIFTSAEERGNGERRSEGASPETNPVRTPVKRERPVEERGEDELKMDRNQGYAKGIQERRNAPKSNPKNWLQVKSHNTGTQEEETHDDTDVKFKQMEKLRQEIVDEERKSRLVAGISEYYDRRGDAPEDEKIVTAEKGGNEEREELGEDVKNAKNNEWKERQREDHMLVPLLRTAPAQVESVSAAINTLTPIPPRRNHHNLSPLVPFTPTLVSPLSSLPSTPYSETSPQFFPADVFIQNPSVSTVVPGVVRFVSPVEDLLFEEQKTPGYHLKQNQEVKAGPNVEDETDKHVWPEPAQKEAQEIHTVVQPESEITPGVQEATLKPKEAEFITRDLSTKEPDPITKSNENIATAELVNFTHKPNMTRATGKPGSDKLMENDTKLAVRQNKSSLSRPPVAKTSARPRLATARTPSTRPTKINRTSKNKTVRKSKDNKGKKDNKTNKTPSERKKKVTAPTPFPYFLDNYCPPECACYGRVVQCSDKGVDKVPYGIPYNARYVLLMNNHIDSIQLDLLKEYVSMEFLVLSNNRLTDGAVEGAFEGIPALKRLYLDRNLLESIPTDLPFSLEELRLDNNHVGVMSEDAWARCPGLLVLSLSNNSLGNGSDSPADAVLSPLSNLRTLNLNHNQLTLVPMGLPLSIKELYLKGNVIEQFRAGAFNGISELVVLDLSANRLTNKGLLRESLLNTTHLESLNLEGNRLKQVPRHLPRSLKTLNLEGNLISSIKKAAFSTVKNLEHLGLARNKIFKVAIGAFRMLPVLHQLDLCHNTLRQVPRQLPQGLHSVALTHNKIQSVPRDAFCWGNKSLSPSRLVQVQLEHNLIDMGKLDAQAFRCLRGFQVVHFY, from the exons ATAAAATGGAAGCACTCTTACTCCTGCTCATGTTCTTCACAGTACCTGGTTATTCATACGTTCTGCAGCCAA AATCGACCATGACACAGATCGCTGGACTGGACAGAGACCACCAGTCTGAGTTGAGAGGTATTTTTACATcggcagaggagaggggaaatgGGGAACGGAGGAGTGAAGGAGCGAGTCCAGAGACGAACCCTGTGAGGACGCCTGTCAAGAGGGAAAGgcctgtggaggagagaggagaagatgagctGAAAATGGACAGAAATCAAGGATATGCAAAAGGAATCCAGGAGAGGCGGAATGCCCCAAAGTCAAACCCCAAAAACTGGTTACAAGTGAAAAGTCATAACACagggacacaagaagaagaaacacatgaTGACACAGATGTGAAATTTAAGCAAATGGAGAAGCTGAGACAAGAAATagtggatgaggagagaaaaagcagGCTGGTTGCAGGGATTAGTGAATATTATGACAGAAGAGGAGACGCTCCTGAGGATGAAAAGATAGTGACAGCAGAGAAAGGAGGAAACGAGGAACGAGAAGAACTGGGGGAGGACGTTAAAAATGCAAAGAATAATGAATGGAAGGAAAGACAAAGGGAAGATCACATGCTAGTTCCTCTGTTAAGAACAGCCCCTGCACAAGTGGAATCAGTGTCTGCAGCAATTAACACTCTGACTCCAATTCCTCCTCGTCGTAATCATCACAATCTCTCTCCACTAGTTCCATTTACACCCACACTGGTTTCtccactctcttctctcccttccACCCCTTACTCAGAAACTAGTCCCCAGTTCTTTCCTGCTGACGTCTTTATTCAGAATCCCTCGGTCTCAACTGTGGTCCCTGGCGTAGTGAGGTTTGTCTCGCCGGTTGAAGATCTCCTCTTTGAGGAGCAGAAAACTCCTGGATATCATCTCAAGCAGAATCAGGAAGTGAAGGCTGGTCCAAATGTAGAGGATGAAACGGACAAACATGTGTGGCCGGAACCTGCACAGAAGGAAGCACAAGAAATACACACTGTCGTTCAACCAGAGAGTGAAATTACCCCCGGTGTGCAAGAAGCGACACTGAAACCCAAAGAAGCAGAGTTTATAACCAGAGATCTAAGCACAAAGGAACCGGATCCTATaacaaagtcaaatgaaaacatagccACAGCTGAACTGGTCAATTTTACACATAAACCAAACATGACACGGGCCACAGGCAAACCAGGATCAGATAAACTGATGGAAAATGACACCAAACTCGCAGTGAGGCAAAATAAATCGTCTCTTTCCAGACCACCAGTTGCCAAAACTTCAGCCAGACCACGTTTGGCAACTGCCAGGACACCTTCGACGAGGCCAACGAAAATCAACAGAACTAGCAAAAATAAGACGGTTAGAAAGTCCAAGGAcaataaaggaaaaaaggacAATAAGACCAATAAAACTCCatctgagaggaagaagaaggtcaCAGCGCCAACACCCTTTCCTTACTTTTTAGATAACTACTGTCCACCTGAGTGTGCCTGCTATGGAAG AGTGGTTCAGTGCTCAGACAAAGGTGTGGACAAAGTTCCTTACGGCATTCCCTATAACGCCCGCTACGTCCTCCTCATGAATAACCACATCGACAGCATCCAGTTGGACCTGCTCAAAGAATACGTCTCGATGGAGTTCCTTGTGTTGAGCAACAATCGGCTCACGGACGGCGCCGTAGAAGGCGCCTTCGAGGGAATCCCAGCTCTGAAACGCCTCTATCTGGACAGGAACCTCCTAGAAAGCATTCCAACGGACCTTCCATTTTCTCTTGAGGAGCTCCGTCTGGACAATAACCATGTCGGGGTGATGTCTGAGGACGCCTGGGCCCGCTGCCCCGGCCTCTTGGTTCTGAGCCTCAGCAACAACAGCCTGGGGAACGGATCTGATTCTCCAGCTGACGCAgtgctctctcctctgagcAACCTGCGCACTCTGAACCTGAATCACAACCAGCTGACATTGGTCCCCATGGGTTTACCGCTGTCCATCAAGGAGCTGTATCTGAAAGGGAATGTCATTGAGCAGTTCCGGGCAGGAGCCTTCAATGGAATATCAGAGCTGGTGGTGTTGGATCTGAGTGCAAACAGATTGACAAACAAAGGTCTTCTCAGGGAGTCACTCCTCAACACAACTCACCTGGAAAGCCTCAACCTGGAAGGCAACCGACTCAAGCAGGTGCCACGTCACCTTCCCCGCTCACTCAAAACTCTGAATCTGGAGGGAAACCTCATATCTTCCATAAAGAAAGCCGCTTTCAGCACCGTGAAGAACCTGGAACACCTGGGCTTGGCTCGGAACAAGATCTTCAAAGTTGCAATAGGCGCTTTCAGGATGCTACCGGTCCTGCACCAGTTAGACCTGTGCCACAACACCTTGCGCCAGGTGCCCAGACAGCTGCCGCAGGGTTTGCACTCGGTcgcactgacacacaacaaGATTCAGTCTGTGCCCCGTGACGCTTTCTGCTGGGgcaataaaagtctgagtcccAGCAGGCTCGTACAAGTGCAGCTGGAACACAACTTAATTGACATGGGCAAGTTGGATGCACAGGCTTTCAGATGTTTACGTGGATTCCAGGTGGTGCACTTCTACTGA